In one Dioscorea cayenensis subsp. rotundata cultivar TDr96_F1 unplaced genomic scaffold, TDr96_F1_v2_PseudoChromosome.rev07_lg8_w22 25.fasta BLBR01001477.1, whole genome shotgun sequence genomic region, the following are encoded:
- the LOC120256515 gene encoding subtilisin-like protease SBT3: protein MASQFASKLVHAWLLSTLIALAMATERSTYIVHMDREMMPKAFTHHQQWYTASLQSLNVTTSVNHEASSETPTNPFYVYENVMNGFSAVLSENEVEALKKIPGVLGVHKDREVKIDTTHTYEFLNLNVASGLWPASNYGEDVIIGVIDTGVWPESESYNDRGMSEIPKRWKGICQAGDEFNISMCNSKLIGVRYFNKGVIAARPGVKISMNSARDTFGHGTHTSSTAAGSYASADYFGYAPGIARGVAHRARLAMYKVIWDEGRYSSDVIAGMDQAVADGVNIISISMGFDDVPLYEDPVAIASFAAMEKGILVSASAGNEGPDLSTLHNGIPWVMTVAAGTIDRQLAGTLILGNGQTIIGATQYPENAFLVDMTLVYNETILECNSPSLLSATAGGQVVICKDNGTARLQEREILQSTVAGAIFITNRTISFSFQSPLIAITPEEGVTLLNYAVNNPSTATITMKFKQTFLGNVRAPRVASFSSRGPSRNVPNVLKPDIMAPGVDVIAAWPSNSPAAFIGNAPLVSDFSILSGTSMSCPHASGVAALLKGARPGWSPAAIRSAMMTTASALDNTMDYIQDMGNNLYPASPLAMGAGQVDPNKALDPGLIYDATPQDYVSLLCASNFTLNKIRLITAGSSKPYDCSKPSTDLNYPSFITNFNSSSTTYYQTFVRTVTNVGDGGATYKVNVLRPVWLSVVVEPDVLVFKDKYEKLSYKVYMKASLPIKISRPYGFGHLVWVDVSGKYKVRSPFVVLV from the coding sequence ATGGCGTCTCAATTTGCTAGCAAGCTGGTTCATGCATGGCTTCTTTCCACTCTGATTGCTCTGGCAATGGCTACTGAGCGTTCGACCTATATTGTCCACATGGACCGGGAAATGATGCCAAAGGCCTTCACCCATCACCAGCAGTGGTACACTGCTTCACTTCAGTCTCTAAATGTTACCACATCTGTCAATCATGAAGCTTCATCTGAAACTCCAACAAATCCATTCTATGTCTATGAGAATGTCATGAATGGGTTCAGCGCTGTACTCTCAGAGAACGAAGTAGAAGCTCTCAAGAAAATACCAGGAGTCCTAGGCGTGCACAAAGACAGAGAAGTCAAAATAGACACGACCCATACATACGAATTTCTTAACCTGAATGTTGCATCTGGTCTCTGGCCAGCTTCCAACTACGGCGAAGATGTGATCATCGGCGTCATCGACACCGGAGTCTGGCCGGAATCAGAAAGCTACAATGACAGAGGGATGAGTGAAATACCAAAGAGATGGAAAGGAATATGCCAGGCTGGAGATGAATTCAACATCTCTATGTGCAACTCCAAGCTCATCGGTGTTCGCTATTTTAACAAAGGTGTCATTGCTGCCAGACCAGGCGTCAAAATCTCCATGAACTCAGCCAGAGACACGTTTGGCCATGGCACGCATACTTCATCCACTGCTGCTGGGAGTTATGCTTCTGCTGATTACTTTGGCTATGCTCCTGGCATTGCCAGAGGCGTTGCACATAGAGCTAGGCTGGCAATGTACAAGGTCATTTGGGATGAAGGAAGATACTCTTCCGATGTGATCGCCGGGATGGACCAAGCAGTTGCCGATGGCGTCAATATCATCTCCATATCAATGGGCTTTGATGATGTCCCCTTGTACGAAGACCCAGTTGCTATAGCATCATTTGCAGCAATGGAGAAGGGAATCCTCGTCTCCGCTTCAGCCGGGAATGAAGGACCTGACCTTTCAACACTGCATAATGGAATCCCCTGGGTGATGACTGTGGCGGCTGGCACAATCGACCGCCAACTCGCAGGGACATTGATACTGGGCAACGGTCAAACCATTATTGGCGCCACTCAATACCCTGAGAACGCATTCTTGGTGGACATGACACTAGTGTACAATGAAACCATCTTGGAGTGCAACTCACCATCCCTATTATCTGCCACAGCCGGAGGTCAAGTCGTTATATGCAAAGATAATGGGACAGCAAGGTTGCAGGAAAGGGAAATTCTACAGTCTACTGTTGCAGGTGCTATATTCATAACTAATAGAACCATCAGTTTCAGCTTCCAAAGTCCATTGATTGCCATCACACCCGAGGAAGGTGTCACCTTGCTCAATTATGCTGTGAACAACCCAAGCACTGCAACCATCACGATGAAGTTCAAACAGACTTTCTTAGGCAATGTGAGAGCTCCAAGAGTGGCATCATTTTCATCTAGAGGGCCATCAAGAAACGTCCCTAATGTTTTGAAACCTGACATAATGGCTCCAGGCGTTGATGTCATTGCTGCATGGCCATCAAATTCTCCTGCTGCCTTTATCGGCAATGCTCCATTGGTGAGTGATTTCAGTATCCTCTCTGGTACATCAATGTCGTGCCCGCACGCATCTGGTGTTGCTGCTTTGCTGAAGGGTGCACGCCCGGGGTGGAGCCCGGCCGCCATCAGGTCGGCCATGATGACCACAGCCAGTGCCTTAGACAACACAATGGATTACATTCAAGACATGGGAAACAATTTATACCCAGCTAGTCCTCTGGCCATGGGAGCTGGACAAGTGGACCCAAACAAGGCTTTAGACCCTGGGCTCATCTATGACGCCACCCCACAGGATTACGTGAGCTTGTTATGTGCTTCTAATTTCACTCTCAATAAGATCAGGCTGATCACCGCCGGGTCATCCAAACCATATGACTGCTCCAAACCATCGACTGATCTTAATTACCCTTCCTTTATTACCAATTTTAATAGCAGTTCTACAACTTACTATCAGACGTTTGTGAGAACAGTGACTAATGTCGGCGATGGAGGTGCGACTTACAAAGTGAATGTGCTGAGGCCAGTGTGGCTTTCAGTTGTTGTTGAACCGGATGTGCTCGTTTTCAAGGACAAGTATGAGAAGCTAAGCTACAAGGTTTATATGAAGGCAAGCTTACCTATAAAAATTAGTAGGCCATATGGTTTCGGACATCTTGTTTGGGTTGACGTAAGTGGGAAATACAAAGTTAGGAGCCCATTTGTGGTGCTAGTTTAG